Within the Bacteroidota bacterium genome, the region GGTAGCGGTGCGGCGTCGTGCCGAACGTCTGCCGGAAGGCGCGGAGGTAGTGGTACTTCGAGAGGCAGGCGGCTGCCGCGAGGCCGTCCAGCGGCAGGGCCGCCTCGGGCGTCGCGTGCATCAGGTCCACCGATCGAACGAGGCGCTGGTAGACCTCGGCGCGCGTCACCGCGCGGGCGGCAGGCACCCGCGCCGCCTCGTGGAGCGCCCCGCGGTGCACCGACAGCAGGTGTACGAGCACGTCGGCCACGGCCTCGTCCAGCGCCGCCGGCGTCGCGCGGGCCGCCTCGAACGCACGGGCCAGCAGCCGGTCGAGCGTGGTCGTTCGCGTATAGAGGCGCGGCACGACCGTCAGCGGCCGTCCCTCGGCGTCGGGTGCGTCGAGCAGGTGGTCGTCCGGGGTGACGAGGGCGCGGTAGATCGCGCTAGCCGTCGCGCCGCGCACGTGCAGGTTCTGCGTCTCCGCGGCCCCTTCGATCTCCAGCGTGTACGGCGCACCTGCGTTGGTGAGCGCGTAGGTGCCCGGCGGGATACGCGTCGCCATGCCCTCGGAGCGGATGACGCTCGCGCCCGCGACGTTGGCGAAGAGCGACAGCGGCCCCAGCACGTCGGGGCGGTAGGCCTCGTGCGCCTTCACCTGCAGCAGCACCGTCGGCCACGCCCGCGGCGTCGCGATGCGCGACTTGAGGCAGGCGAGGTCGGGAAACGAGGTCAGCAGCACGGGAGCCGTCGCAGGTCGCAGGTCGCAGGTCGCAGGTCGCAGGTCGCAGAAGGTGCGGCTTACGGACGAGCGTAGTCAAGCCCGATGACCACCCCGCCGATTGCCGTCTCAGCCAACCTTCCGCAGCCGCGCACCGAATGCGCCGTCGGTGCCGTGCACGTGCGGCAGCGCGGCGTAGAAGCCGTCCTCAGTCCGCATCGCAGCGGGGACGTACGGGGCCGCGTCTTCGAGCGCGAAGTCGGGGCGGTCGGCGAGGAAGCGGCGGATGCGCTCGGCGTTTTCCTCCGGCTCGATGGAGCACGTCGCGTAGACGAGCACGCCGCCGGGTTTCACGAGCGCGGCGGCCGCGTCGAGCAGGTCGTCTTGGAGCGCGACGAGTGTGTCGAGGTCGTCCAGCGTGCGCCGCCAGCGGAGGTCGGCGCGCTTGGCCAGGACGCCCGTCCCCGAGCACGGCGCGTCGAGGAGCGCGCGGTCTGCCAGTTCGACGTCCGGCTGCGCGGCCAGCGTTTGCGCCTCGATGGCTTGGGTGTCGACGCTCGTCAGCCCGTGCGCGGTGGCGGCGCGCTCGATCAGCCCAGTGCGCGC harbors:
- a CDS encoding AraC family transcriptional regulator, whose product is MLLTSFPDLACLKSRIATPRAWPTVLLQVKAHEAYRPDVLGPLSLFANVAGASVIRSEGMATRIPPGTYALTNAGAPYTLEIEGAAETQNLHVRGATASAIYRALVTPDDHLLDAPDAEGRPLTVVPRLYTRTTTLDRLLARAFEAARATPAALDEAVADVLVHLLSVHRGALHEAARVPAARAVTRAEVYQRLVRSVDLMHATPEAALPLDGLAAAACLSKYHYLRAFRQTFGTTPHRYHTRLRIARAQRLLAGSRLAVAEVGLAVGFDEPSAFTRAFRRVVGVSPSGYRAAA